Proteins from a single region of Primulina tabacum isolate GXHZ01 chromosome 5, ASM2559414v2, whole genome shotgun sequence:
- the LOC142544343 gene encoding uncharacterized protein LOC142544343: protein MESFGAFLDSESLLATDFFSNHVQIPSSFLAENMYHMDDSIFFTDFSCVPQESGNCVEFDCAFLLDHGYGNNLNANDVDFLHDESILCYPMDCENEPVFPDDMMEEILQLSNAGKIHAIVSGDHSSEEMQLKRKYETTRIQIDQDKGYQLQSLEDKSEDNSCQSPKKRCRVSKDQNKRNTRSKKNKKLNIPISNDTEEDNINNAAVTNGQISSSFSSEDDHSNASQDHDVASNSKGKARANRGSATDPQSLYARRRRERINERLRILQNLVPNGTKVDISTMLEEAVHYVKFLQHQIKLLSSDELWMYAPIAYNGMNIGLYDKISPNLWS, encoded by the exons ATGGAGTCATTTGGAGCTTTTCTTGATTCCGAATCTTTGCTTGCCACCGACTTTTTCTCCAATCATGTTCAAATCCCATCAAGTTTTCTGGCTGAAAATATGTATCATATGGATGATAGCATATTTTTCACTGATTTTAGTTGTGTTCCACAGGAAAGTGGCAACTGCGTCGAATTCGACTGTGCCTTTTTACTCGATCATGGCTATGGAAATAATCTCAATGCTAATGATGTTGATTTTCTTCATGATGAATCCATCCTGTGTTATCCCATGGATTGCGAAAACGAGCCGGTTTTTCCTGACGATATGATGGAAGAGATTCTGCAATTGAGTAATGCAGGAAAAATCCACGCTATTGTATCCGGGGATCATTCTTCCGAAGAAATGCAGCTCAAGAGGAAGTATGAAACAACAAGAATTCAGATTGATCAGGATAAGGGGTACCAACTCCAATCGCTGGAGGATAAATCTGAGGATAATTCATGCCAAAGTCCCAAGAAAAGATGTCGGGTTTCGAAAGAT CAAAATAAGAGGAATACTCGCTCGAAAAAGAACAAGAAACTCAACATCCCAATCAGCAATGATACTGAAGAAGACAACATTAATAATGCTGCTGTGACAAACGGACAAATTTCAAGCAGTTTCAGCTCTGAGGATGATCACTCCAATGCTTCTCAAGATCATGACGTAGCGTCAAACTCGAAAGGGAAAGCAAGAGCTAACCGAGGGTCGGCAACTGATCCTCAAAGCCTATATGCAAGG agaagaagagaaagaatCAACGAGAGATTGAGGATCTTGCAAAATCTTGTCCCAAATGGAACAAAG GTCGATATTAGCACAATGCTGGAGGAGGCAGTTCACTACgtgaaatttttgcaacatcAAATCAAG TTGCTAAGCTCGGATGAGTTATGGATGTATGCTCCAATTGCTTACAATGGGATGAACATTGGCCTCTACGACAAAATATCTCCAAATCTTTGGTCTTAA
- the LOC142547440 gene encoding putative strigolactone esterase DAD2, translating to MGHSLLEALNVRVVGSGEKILVLAHGFGTDQSAWQRILPFFVRDHRVVLYDLVCAGSVNPDYFDFGRYITLDAYVDDLFHILEALGVQRCTYVGHSVSGMIGILAAIRRPELFIKLILIGASPRFLNDNDYHGGFEQGEIEKVFSAMEANYEAWVNGVAPLAVGADVPVAVREFSRTLFNMRPDITLFVSRVVFNSDFRGVLGLVKVPCSIIQTAKDVSVPATVAYYMKNHLGGRTTVHPLNIEGHLPHLSAPNLLAQVLRQALPR from the exons ATGGGCCACAGCTTGTTGGAGGCCTTGAACGTGCGGGTAGTGGGCTCCGGCGAAAAGATTCTGGTGCTGGCTCACGGGTTCGGCACCGATCAATCGGCGTGGCAGCGCATTCTGCCGTTCTTTGTGCGGGACCACCGCGTGGTTCTGTATGACTTGGTGTGCGCGGGCAGCGTCAACCCTGATTACTTCGATTTCGGCCGCTACATCACTTTGGACGCCTACGTTGACGACTTGTTCCATATCCTTGAAGCCCTCGGCGTGCAGCGCTGCACCTATGTTGGCCACTCGGTGTCCGGCATGATCGGGATTCTCGCCGCCATTCGCCGCCCCGAGCTGTTCATTAAGCTGATTCTCATCGGCGCCTCCCCTAG GTTCTTGAATGATAATGACTACCACGGAGGATTCGAGCAAGGCGAGATCGAGAAGGTATTCTCTGCCATGGAGGCAAACTACGAGGCGTGGGTCAACGGGGTCGCGCCGCTAGCGGTGGGTGCGGACGTGCCGGTGGCGGTGCGCGAATTCAGCCGCACGCTGTTCAACATGCGACCGGACATAACGCTGTTCGTGTCACGGGTTGTATTCAACAGCGACTTCCGAGGAGTACTGGGACTGGTGAAGGTGCCGTGCTCCATAATCCAGACGGCGAAAGACGTATCGGTGCCGGCAACGGTGGCGTACTACATGAAGAACCACCTGGGGGGACGAACCACCGTGCACCCGCTGAACATCGAAGGCCATCTCCCGCATCTCTCGGCCCCCAATCTGCTGGCTCAAGTGCTCCGCCAAGCGCTACCCAGATAA